Proteins found in one Promicromonospora sukumoe genomic segment:
- a CDS encoding OsmC family protein, with product MSQPTSQPPSAPSPAPHTHPYAARLHWTGSTGGGIRSYSRDHVATAAPATPVVQLSADSAFRGDPDRLNPEQLVVMAASSCQLLSFLGAAARAGVDVLAYDDDATSHLDLTATPARLGTIRLAVTVRVAAGTDEALVHELAEQAHRACYVASTLAVPVEVSTTVTVGTVTAG from the coding sequence ATGAGCCAGCCAACGAGCCAGCCACCGAGTGCGCCGTCGCCCGCCCCGCACACCCATCCCTACGCCGCGCGTCTGCACTGGACGGGCTCGACCGGCGGCGGCATCCGCTCCTACTCGCGTGACCACGTCGCGACGGCCGCGCCCGCCACCCCCGTGGTGCAGCTCAGCGCCGACTCCGCGTTTCGCGGTGATCCCGACCGGCTCAACCCGGAGCAGCTGGTCGTGATGGCGGCGTCGTCGTGCCAGCTCCTGTCCTTCCTCGGGGCCGCCGCACGCGCCGGGGTGGACGTGCTCGCCTACGACGACGACGCCACCAGCCACCTCGACCTGACCGCGACGCCCGCGCGTCTCGGGACGATCCGCCTGGCCGTCACCGTCCGGGTGGCCGCAGGGACCGACGAGGCACTGGTGCACGAGCTCGCGGAGCAGGCCCACCGCGCCTGCTACGTGGCGAGCACGCTGGCGGTCCCCGTCGAGGTCAGTACGACGGTGACGGTCGGAACGGTGACGGCCGGATGA
- a CDS encoding RidA family protein, which translates to MRINPANRINRVQPDGLHPTPGYHHVTVVEAGRTAHLAGQCPLDVSGDLVGAGDALRQADQVAANALVALSAVGAVPQDVIRSVIYVASEDRSVLAAVWARLNAGPLAGAFTTASTLLGVTVLGFPGQLVEVDLTAALAD; encoded by the coding sequence ATGCGGATCAACCCTGCGAACCGGATCAACAGAGTGCAGCCCGACGGCCTGCACCCGACCCCGGGCTACCACCACGTGACGGTCGTCGAGGCCGGCCGGACCGCTCACCTCGCGGGCCAGTGCCCCCTCGACGTGTCCGGTGACCTCGTCGGGGCCGGCGACGCCCTGCGTCAGGCGGACCAGGTGGCGGCCAACGCCCTCGTGGCGCTCTCCGCCGTCGGCGCCGTGCCGCAGGACGTGATCCGGTCGGTCATCTACGTGGCGAGCGAGGACCGGAGCGTGCTCGCGGCGGTCTGGGCCCGGCTGAACGCCGGCCCGCTCGCCGGGGCGTTCACCACCGCGAGCACCCTGCTGGGCGTCACGGTGCTCGGCTTCCCCGGCCAGCTCGTCGAGGTGGACCTGACCGCGGCGCTCGCAGACTGA
- a CDS encoding amidohydrolase, translating to MTTPPVVRGTVPDADVVLAPLPDLLPGLRETYEDLHRHPELSYQETRTAALVAERLAAAGYVVHSGVGGTGVAGVLGNGVGPCVLLRADMDALPVTEDTGLPYASTVRTTTADGIESGVMHACGHDVHVTALLGAADVLARGRSAWSGTLVVVFQPAEELGTGAQAMVDDGLYDLVPRPDIVLGQHVAPVAAGLLGLHAGPAFAGADVLDIRLVGRGGHGSRPEATVDPVVMAASTVLKLQTIVSREVAAGDAAVVTVGRLQAGTKDNIIPDEASLGVNVRSFGEAVRSRVLGAIERIVHAEAAAAGAPEPPRITPGESFPPLVNDPAETERTRAALAARFGAERVIDPGAVSGSEDVSVLATAAGVPLVYWLLGGWDPAAFFAAEQAGTTDRDIPSNHSPRFAPVPHPTLETGVTALVVATLDRLEAPDGA from the coding sequence CGGACCTGCTGCCCGGTCTGCGCGAGACGTACGAGGACCTGCACCGGCACCCCGAGCTGTCGTACCAGGAGACCCGCACGGCGGCGCTGGTCGCGGAGCGGCTCGCGGCGGCCGGGTACGTGGTGCACTCCGGCGTCGGCGGGACGGGGGTGGCGGGGGTGCTGGGCAACGGCGTCGGCCCGTGCGTGCTGCTGCGCGCCGACATGGACGCGCTGCCCGTCACCGAGGACACCGGGCTGCCGTACGCCAGCACCGTGCGGACCACGACGGCGGACGGCATCGAGTCAGGGGTCATGCACGCGTGCGGGCACGACGTGCACGTCACGGCCCTGCTCGGCGCCGCCGACGTGCTGGCGCGGGGCCGGTCCGCGTGGTCGGGCACGCTGGTGGTCGTCTTCCAGCCCGCGGAGGAGCTCGGCACCGGGGCGCAGGCCATGGTCGACGACGGCCTGTACGACCTGGTCCCCCGCCCCGACATCGTGCTCGGGCAGCATGTCGCTCCCGTGGCGGCGGGCCTGCTGGGGCTGCACGCCGGCCCGGCGTTCGCGGGCGCCGACGTGCTGGACATCCGGCTGGTCGGGCGCGGCGGGCACGGGTCGCGCCCGGAGGCGACCGTGGACCCCGTGGTGATGGCGGCCTCCACGGTGCTGAAGCTGCAGACGATCGTGTCGCGGGAGGTCGCGGCCGGTGACGCCGCGGTCGTCACGGTGGGCCGGCTCCAGGCGGGCACCAAGGACAACATCATCCCGGACGAGGCGAGCCTCGGCGTGAACGTCCGCTCCTTCGGCGAGGCCGTACGGTCCCGGGTCCTCGGCGCGATCGAGCGGATCGTGCACGCGGAGGCCGCCGCCGCGGGCGCGCCGGAGCCGCCGCGGATCACGCCCGGCGAGTCGTTCCCGCCCCTGGTCAACGACCCGGCGGAGACCGAGCGCACCCGTGCCGCCCTGGCCGCCCGATTCGGTGCCGAGCGGGTCATCGACCCGGGCGCCGTCTCCGGCAGCGAGGACGTCAGCGTGCTCGCGACGGCCGCAGGCGTGCCGCTCGTCTACTGGCTGCTCGGCGGCTGGGACCCGGCAGCGTTCTTCGCGGCGGAACAGGCCGGCACCACCGACCGGGACATCCCCTCCAACCACTCCCCCCGGTTCGCCCCGGTGCCGCACCCGACCCTGGAGACGGGCGTGACGGCGCTCGTCGTCGCGACGCTGGACCGCCTGGAGGCGCCGGACGGGGCGTGA
- a CDS encoding zinc-dependent alcohol dehydrogenase family protein, with product MRGAIIHGAGDVRFEERADPVVVEPTDAVIRTVAACVCGSDLWRYRGVSQVKRPTPIGHEYVGVVEQVGAAVTTVKPGDFVVGGFLHSDNTCAVCRKGMQANCLHGGGYDGCQAEKIRIPNADGTLLATPGEPDADLIPSLLSLSDVMCTGWHAAVSANVGPGSSVVVVGDGAVGLSGVLAAAQLGATTIIAMSRHESRQKVATEFGATHIIAERGEEGLAKVLELTEGIGADAVLECVGTAEARAQSVELVRPGGMIGLVGVPHGDLPTDTLFWGNKGIHGGVAPVRAYLPHLLDLVWKREIDPGKVFDLTLPLSEVAEAYRAMDERRAIKVLLQN from the coding sequence ATGCGAGGAGCAATCATTCATGGAGCAGGGGACGTCCGCTTCGAGGAGCGGGCGGACCCCGTCGTCGTCGAACCGACGGACGCCGTCATCCGGACCGTCGCCGCGTGCGTGTGCGGCTCGGACCTGTGGCGCTACCGCGGGGTCTCCCAGGTCAAGCGTCCGACACCGATCGGCCACGAGTACGTGGGCGTCGTCGAGCAGGTCGGTGCCGCCGTGACCACCGTCAAGCCGGGCGACTTCGTGGTCGGCGGCTTCCTGCACAGCGACAACACGTGCGCGGTGTGCCGCAAGGGCATGCAGGCCAACTGCCTGCACGGGGGAGGCTACGACGGCTGCCAGGCCGAGAAGATCCGCATCCCGAACGCGGACGGCACACTGCTGGCCACCCCGGGCGAGCCCGACGCCGACCTGATCCCGAGCCTGCTGAGCCTGTCCGACGTGATGTGCACCGGCTGGCACGCGGCGGTCTCGGCGAACGTCGGCCCGGGGTCGAGCGTCGTGGTGGTGGGCGACGGCGCCGTCGGGCTGAGCGGCGTGCTCGCCGCGGCCCAGCTCGGCGCGACCACGATCATCGCGATGAGCCGGCACGAGTCCCGGCAGAAGGTGGCGACGGAGTTCGGCGCCACCCACATCATCGCCGAGCGCGGCGAGGAGGGGCTGGCCAAGGTGCTGGAGCTGACCGAGGGCATCGGCGCGGACGCGGTGCTGGAGTGCGTCGGCACCGCCGAGGCCCGGGCGCAGTCGGTCGAGCTGGTCCGGCCGGGCGGCATGATCGGGCTGGTCGGGGTGCCGCACGGCGACCTGCCCACCGACACCCTGTTCTGGGGCAACAAGGGCATCCACGGCGGCGTCGCGCCGGTCCGCGCCTACCTGCCGCACCTGCTGGACCTGGTGTGGAAGCGCGAGATCGACCCGGGCAAGGTCTTCGACCTGACCCTGCCGCTGTCGGAGGTCGCGGAGGCCTACCGTGCTATGGACGAGCGGCGCGCGATCAAGGTGCTGCTGCAGAACTGA
- a CDS encoding VOC family protein, translating to MVAAAFRVGLRVDDVVAAAEFYRGFGFEEVGSVPGPDGGPVMTILARGEVQLIVDALVGMPFPDSERERLTQRGPRGLGVAVGLGVDDLAASYAYCQASGCTITSEPADEAWGDRVFECVDPFGYQWEFSQPLKDWDAAAGLGAAQESWFGGQA from the coding sequence GTGGTAGCAGCAGCATTCCGGGTGGGTCTGCGCGTGGACGACGTCGTCGCGGCGGCGGAGTTCTACCGAGGCTTCGGCTTCGAGGAGGTGGGCTCGGTCCCGGGGCCCGACGGCGGACCTGTCATGACGATCCTGGCGCGCGGCGAGGTGCAGCTCATCGTCGACGCACTGGTCGGCATGCCGTTCCCGGACAGCGAGCGCGAGCGGCTGACGCAGCGGGGTCCGCGGGGGCTGGGCGTCGCCGTCGGCCTGGGCGTGGACGACCTGGCCGCGAGCTACGCCTACTGCCAGGCGTCCGGCTGCACGATCACGTCAGAACCGGCGGACGAGGCGTGGGGCGACCGTGTCTTCGAGTGCGTCGACCCGTTCGGCTACCAGTGGGAGTTCTCCCAGCCCCTGAAGGACTGGGACGCCGCGGCAGGCCTCGGCGCCGCACAGGAGAGCTGGTTCGGCGGTCAGGCCTGA
- a CDS encoding TetR/AcrR family transcriptional regulator, translating to MGDPGGERDRARTLDLLWGTRVPSGLGRKPGLGPEQIVAAGVAVADEGGLGSLSMRRVAERLGVGAMSLYRHVRDKAELLDLMVDRVLGEVRYDVGPDGVGPDGVGPGGDVPDGVGAGASGDTAPWRSRLDRVARANRALYERHPWLLSRPEGRPTLGPGVVAKYDAELRAVDGLGLGDVEMDLVLTLVLGYARDATASLVAWRSVPESTGQADDQWWAEHEPHMTRVLGDRYALAARVGTAATSGYGGVHDAERAWEFGLSRILDGIESFVRAGTGR from the coding sequence GTGGGAGATCCTGGCGGCGAGCGGGACAGGGCGCGCACCCTGGACCTGCTGTGGGGCACGCGGGTGCCCTCCGGGCTCGGCCGGAAGCCGGGGCTCGGCCCCGAGCAGATCGTGGCGGCGGGCGTGGCGGTCGCCGACGAGGGCGGCCTGGGCAGCCTCTCCATGCGGCGGGTCGCCGAGCGGCTGGGCGTCGGCGCCATGTCGCTGTACCGGCACGTGCGGGACAAGGCGGAGCTGCTCGACCTCATGGTCGACCGGGTGCTCGGCGAGGTGCGGTACGACGTCGGGCCGGACGGTGTTGGGCCGGACGGCGTCGGGCCGGGCGGCGATGTGCCGGACGGCGTCGGCGCCGGTGCCTCCGGCGACACCGCCCCCTGGCGCTCGCGGCTGGACCGGGTCGCGCGTGCGAACCGCGCCCTCTACGAGCGGCATCCCTGGCTGCTGAGTCGTCCGGAGGGTCGTCCGACCCTCGGACCCGGCGTCGTCGCCAAGTACGACGCCGAGCTCCGCGCCGTCGACGGGCTCGGTCTCGGCGACGTCGAGATGGACCTCGTGCTGACACTCGTCCTGGGCTACGCCCGCGACGCGACGGCGAGCCTGGTCGCCTGGCGGTCCGTCCCGGAGAGCACCGGGCAGGCCGACGACCAGTGGTGGGCGGAGCACGAGCCGCACATGACGCGGGTCCTGGGCGACCGCTACGCGCTCGCCGCCCGGGTCGGCACGGCCGCGACCAGCGGGTACGGCGGCGTGCACGACGCCGAGCGCGCCTGGGAGTTCGGCCTGTCGCGCATCCTGGACGGGATCGAGTCGTTCGTCCGGGCCGGGACCGGGCGCTGA
- a CDS encoding winged helix-turn-helix transcriptional regulator has translation MSLTDLEPADLPGDAPTGPPQELVTDVFARGCTSRAAFEVVTSKWASLALLALGEGSYRFNALRRRVEGVSEKMLSQTLQALERDGMVTRDVVTTIPPRVEYGLTPLGEQVAQRLRALADLLEATAAGQEF, from the coding sequence GTGAGCCTCACCGACCTGGAACCCGCCGACCTGCCGGGCGACGCCCCGACCGGGCCGCCGCAGGAGCTGGTGACCGATGTCTTCGCCCGCGGCTGCACCTCGCGGGCGGCCTTCGAGGTGGTCACCTCCAAGTGGGCCTCGCTCGCGCTGCTTGCGCTGGGGGAGGGCAGCTACCGGTTCAACGCGCTGCGCCGCCGGGTCGAGGGAGTCAGCGAGAAGATGCTGTCCCAGACGCTGCAGGCCCTGGAGCGGGACGGCATGGTCACGCGCGACGTCGTCACGACCATCCCGCCGCGCGTCGAGTACGGCCTGACGCCGCTCGGCGAGCAGGTCGCGCAGCGCCTGCGCGCGCTGGCCGACCTGCTCGAGGCGACCGCCGCGGGCCAGGAGTTCTGA
- a CDS encoding SDR family oxidoreductase, with product MTTYAVTGATGHLGRLVVQELLSRGVPAADVVAIARTPEKAADLAELGAQVREGDYDRPETLTTALAGVQRLLLVSGSEPGARVKQHTAVIDAAKAAGVERIAYTSILNADDTTNPLAGEHQATEQVLRASGVPVTLLRNGWYTENYTARLAEFVERGEIVGATGDGKVSAAPRADYAGAAAAALLADDAAAADGAAAPVVVHELGGSAFTFTELAATISDVTGAPVAYRDLTVEAFAADLQQAGLDAGTAGFVAGIDASIAAGDLQTDSDDLDRLLGRPTVPLADVVRAARG from the coding sequence ATGACCACCTACGCCGTCACCGGAGCCACCGGACACCTGGGCCGCCTCGTCGTGCAGGAGCTGCTGTCCCGCGGCGTCCCCGCCGCCGACGTCGTCGCCATCGCCCGCACCCCCGAGAAGGCCGCCGACCTCGCAGAGCTCGGCGCGCAGGTCCGCGAGGGCGACTACGACCGTCCGGAGACCCTGACCACGGCACTGGCCGGCGTCCAGCGGCTGCTGCTCGTCTCCGGCAGCGAGCCCGGCGCGCGCGTCAAGCAGCACACCGCGGTGATCGACGCCGCGAAGGCCGCCGGCGTCGAGCGCATCGCCTACACGAGCATCCTGAACGCGGACGACACCACCAACCCGCTGGCCGGCGAGCACCAGGCCACCGAGCAGGTGCTGCGCGCGTCGGGCGTGCCCGTCACCCTGCTGCGCAACGGCTGGTACACCGAGAACTACACCGCGCGGCTCGCCGAGTTCGTCGAGCGCGGCGAGATCGTCGGGGCCACGGGCGACGGCAAGGTCTCGGCCGCGCCCCGCGCCGACTACGCCGGCGCGGCGGCCGCCGCCCTGCTCGCCGACGACGCCGCTGCCGCTGACGGGGCCGCCGCGCCCGTCGTCGTGCACGAGCTCGGCGGGTCCGCGTTCACGTTCACCGAGCTCGCCGCGACGATCAGCGACGTCACGGGCGCACCGGTGGCCTACCGCGACCTGACGGTCGAGGCCTTCGCCGCCGACCTGCAGCAGGCAGGCCTCGACGCCGGGACCGCCGGCTTCGTCGCCGGGATCGACGCCTCGATCGCGGCCGGCGACCTGCAGACCGACAGCGACGACCTGGACCGTCTCCTGGGTCGCCCGACCGTCCCGCTGGCCGACGTCGTCCGCGCCGCGCGCGGCTGA
- a CDS encoding SDR family NAD(P)-dependent oxidoreductase codes for MDNPAPRTIVITGASDGIGAAAARALADAGHRVVVVGRSPEKTARVAGEVGADHFVADFARLADARRLARQLDEAYPRIDVLANNAGGILGVRTKTEDGFEPTLQVNHLAPFLLTSLLLDKLLASRATVIQTSSAGARLFGHLDLDDLDHDHDFTPHLAYGTAKLENILFTTELHRRFHDQGLSAVSFHPGGVATNFAAESTSFMRPVYRSRIGKLVLATPERGARQLVRFAQTPAGEDWESGAYYERGRVARRVHPQARDADLARRLWDRSAELVGVPAR; via the coding sequence ATGGACAACCCCGCCCCCAGGACCATCGTGATCACCGGCGCCAGCGACGGGATCGGCGCGGCGGCGGCCCGCGCTCTCGCCGACGCCGGCCACCGCGTCGTCGTCGTCGGACGCTCGCCGGAAAAGACCGCGCGGGTCGCCGGCGAGGTGGGCGCCGACCACTTCGTGGCCGACTTCGCGCGGCTCGCCGACGCCCGCCGGCTGGCCAGGCAGCTCGACGAGGCCTACCCGCGGATCGACGTCCTGGCGAACAACGCGGGCGGCATCCTGGGCGTCCGGACGAAGACCGAGGACGGTTTCGAGCCCACGCTTCAGGTCAACCATCTGGCGCCGTTCCTGCTCACCAGCCTGCTGCTGGACAAACTCCTGGCGAGCCGGGCCACCGTGATCCAGACCTCCAGCGCGGGCGCGCGCCTGTTCGGGCACCTCGACCTGGACGACCTCGACCACGACCACGACTTCACGCCCCACCTCGCCTACGGCACGGCGAAGCTGGAGAACATCCTGTTCACCACCGAGCTGCACCGCCGGTTCCACGACCAGGGGCTGTCCGCCGTGTCCTTCCACCCGGGCGGCGTCGCCACGAACTTCGCCGCCGAGAGCACCAGCTTCATGCGGCCCGTGTACCGGAGCCGCATCGGCAAGCTCGTGCTGGCGACCCCCGAGCGGGGCGCCCGGCAGCTCGTACGGTTCGCGCAGACGCCCGCCGGGGAGGACTGGGAGTCCGGCGCGTACTACGAGCGCGGCCGCGTGGCCCGCCGCGTGCACCCGCAGGCGCGCGACGCCGATCTGGCCCGACGGCTCTGGGACCGCTCGGCGGAGCTGGTGGGCGTCCCGGCCCGCTGA
- a CDS encoding ArsR/SmtB family transcription factor, which translates to MTRDRDFTAVGRALSTPARSVFLNLLLDGTSRPAGELATAAGVSASTASEHLSVLADAGLVTCRSQGRRRYYALAGPEVATALEALGTLADAAPVSGYRRSRRAEYLAAARFCYDHLAGRLGTGLTDAWVRSGWLAGRDELTLTDAGAAGLGEFGVDVDGAVAARRPTTRSCLDWTERRPHLAGALGAAVGARFLDAGWVVRHRSGRGLDVTETGRALVRESWGLHVTAPPL; encoded by the coding sequence ATGACCCGGGACCGAGACTTCACCGCCGTGGGCCGGGCGCTGTCCACCCCGGCGCGCTCGGTGTTCCTGAACCTGCTGCTGGACGGCACCAGCCGACCGGCGGGCGAGCTCGCGACCGCGGCCGGCGTCAGCGCTTCGACCGCCTCGGAGCACCTGTCGGTCCTGGCCGACGCCGGGCTCGTGACGTGCCGCAGCCAGGGCCGACGCCGGTACTACGCGCTCGCCGGCCCGGAGGTCGCGACAGCGCTGGAGGCCCTGGGCACGCTGGCCGACGCCGCGCCCGTCTCCGGGTACCGCCGCAGCCGCCGGGCCGAGTACCTGGCCGCGGCGCGGTTCTGCTACGACCACCTCGCCGGACGCCTCGGGACCGGGCTGACGGACGCCTGGGTGCGGTCCGGGTGGCTCGCCGGCCGCGACGAGCTGACCCTGACGGACGCGGGCGCCGCCGGCCTCGGCGAGTTCGGCGTGGACGTCGACGGCGCGGTCGCCGCCCGGCGGCCGACGACGCGGTCGTGCCTCGACTGGACCGAACGGCGTCCGCACCTGGCCGGCGCGCTGGGCGCCGCCGTCGGCGCACGGTTCCTCGACGCCGGCTGGGTGGTGCGGCACCGGTCCGGCCGCGGGCTGGACGTCACCGAGACGGGGCGGGCGCTGGTGCGGGAGTCGTGGGGTCTACACGTGACCGCACCTCCCCTTTGA
- a CDS encoding FadR/GntR family transcriptional regulator, which yields MLHSPVLDALGRRITAGELPAGASLTLDGIGSEFGVSRTVAREAMRLLEGLGLVRSGPRVGIVVLPHPAWNVLDPRVIAWRLDGPGRTSQLRSLTELRQAVEPRAAAGAARGATAAVRDELVATAAQLRKLGEAGEGDGAEFLALDIRMHELLMRSSGNELFTALADVVSVVISGRIHLGLMPAYPVPEALDAHEAVARAVAAGDADAAEQAMARIVREVRGTLDDAPPAQPERPALPDQPAQPERPALPDQPAQPERPALPDQPAQPERPALPDQSALPARPAQA from the coding sequence GTGCTGCACAGCCCCGTCCTCGACGCCCTGGGCCGCCGCATCACCGCTGGTGAGCTGCCGGCGGGCGCCTCGCTGACGCTCGACGGGATCGGCAGCGAGTTCGGGGTGTCCCGCACCGTCGCGCGCGAGGCGATGCGGCTGCTCGAAGGCCTCGGGCTGGTCCGCTCGGGCCCGCGCGTCGGCATCGTCGTGCTACCGCACCCGGCATGGAACGTGCTCGACCCCCGGGTGATCGCCTGGCGGCTGGACGGGCCCGGGCGCACGTCGCAGCTGCGTTCGCTCACCGAGCTGCGCCAGGCGGTCGAGCCGCGCGCCGCGGCGGGCGCGGCACGCGGGGCGACGGCGGCGGTCCGCGACGAGCTGGTCGCCACCGCGGCCCAGCTGCGCAAGCTCGGCGAGGCGGGGGAGGGCGACGGCGCGGAGTTCCTCGCGCTCGACATCCGGATGCACGAGCTCCTGATGCGCTCCAGCGGCAACGAGCTGTTCACCGCGCTCGCCGACGTCGTCTCCGTCGTCATCTCCGGCCGTATCCACCTCGGCCTCATGCCGGCCTACCCCGTGCCCGAGGCGCTCGACGCGCACGAGGCGGTCGCGCGCGCCGTCGCCGCGGGCGACGCCGACGCGGCCGAGCAGGCGATGGCGCGCATCGTGCGCGAGGTGCGCGGCACGCTCGACGACGCCCCGCCCGCTCAGCCGGAGCGACCTGCTCTGCCGGATCAGCCCGCTCAGCCGGAGCGACCTGCTCTGCCGGATCAGCCCGCTCAGCCGGAGCGACCTGCTCTGCCGGATCAGCCCGCTCAGCCGGAGCGACCTGCTCTGCCGGATCAGTCTGCTCTTCCGGCTCGGCCCGCTCAGGCCTGA
- a CDS encoding ACT domain-containing protein, whose translation MSTHPQDLEVHLPDRPGELAGLGQALGEAGVSLEGGGVVTVGGRAVAHYLVHDGARALAAVTAAGIGPAVVHDVVLARLDQEVPGQLGTLARRLGDAGVNVLVQYSDHVGNLVLLVADEDLAECRKVVAAWSRRRPPAPGLGEQLSFET comes from the coding sequence ATGAGCACCCACCCGCAGGACCTGGAGGTCCACCTGCCCGACCGGCCCGGCGAGCTCGCCGGCCTGGGTCAGGCCCTCGGGGAGGCCGGCGTGAGCCTGGAGGGCGGCGGGGTCGTCACGGTCGGGGGTCGCGCCGTGGCGCACTACCTCGTGCACGACGGCGCCCGCGCGCTGGCGGCCGTCACCGCGGCCGGGATCGGGCCGGCGGTGGTGCACGACGTCGTCCTGGCGCGCCTGGACCAGGAGGTGCCCGGCCAGCTCGGCACGCTCGCGCGCCGCCTGGGCGACGCCGGGGTCAACGTGCTGGTCCAGTACTCCGACCACGTCGGCAACCTGGTGCTCCTGGTCGCGGACGAGGACCTCGCGGAGTGCCGGAAGGTCGTCGCGGCATGGAGCCGACGTCGGCCGCCCGCACCCGGGCTGGGGGAGCAACTCTCCTTTGAGACCTAA
- a CDS encoding TetR/AcrR family transcriptional regulator, which translates to MSRHPETAPPEALEPLAARELRSDARDNRERILQVARTTFAEQGIDVPMRELARRAGVGPATLYRRFPTKEALVTEAFGEQMATCAAIVDEGLADPDPWHGLRTVIERVCVMHALDRGFTAAFVTAFPDAVDFAQERTRALRSLAELIQRAKDGGGLRRDVGLDDLIMVIMANSGIRASSPKAAVAASRRFAALQIQALQAQPSGTSAGTRAGTGANTAPLPPAVRLPLLKAI; encoded by the coding sequence ATGAGCCGGCACCCGGAGACCGCGCCGCCCGAGGCCCTGGAGCCGCTCGCCGCGCGCGAGCTGCGCTCCGACGCGCGCGACAACCGCGAGCGCATCCTGCAGGTCGCCCGCACGACGTTCGCGGAGCAGGGCATCGACGTCCCGATGCGAGAGCTGGCGCGGCGTGCCGGCGTCGGCCCGGCGACGCTCTACCGCCGCTTCCCGACCAAGGAGGCGTTGGTCACCGAGGCGTTCGGCGAGCAGATGGCGACGTGCGCCGCCATCGTCGATGAGGGGCTCGCCGACCCCGACCCGTGGCACGGCCTGCGCACCGTGATCGAGCGGGTCTGCGTCATGCACGCCCTGGACCGCGGCTTCACGGCCGCGTTCGTCACGGCGTTCCCGGACGCCGTCGACTTCGCGCAGGAACGCACGCGCGCCCTGCGGTCGCTGGCCGAGCTGATCCAGCGCGCCAAGGACGGCGGCGGGCTGCGCCGCGACGTCGGGCTGGACGACCTGATCATGGTGATCATGGCGAACTCCGGCATCCGGGCGTCGTCGCCGAAGGCGGCGGTGGCGGCCTCGCGCCGGTTCGCGGCGCTGCAGATCCAGGCGCTGCAGGCTCAGCCGTCCGGCACCTCGGCTGGCACGCGGGCCGGTACTGGGGCCAACACTGCGCCGCTTCCGCCCGCCGTCCGCCTGCCGCTGCTGAAGGCGATCTAG
- a CDS encoding gluconokinase: protein MFSTQTSSGGTDPSAQDPGPRAFVVMGVAGSGKTTVAALLAGRLGASFAEGDDFHSPANVAKMAAGHPLDDDDRWPWLQGIRDWFAKELAAGRSAVVPCSALRRSYRDLLETAGNGSADGAGAIGTVQFVHLTGSYELLRTRIQGRAGHFMKPEMLDSQLAALEPLADDEPGFAVDITPRPEQIVDEILHRLGEDH from the coding sequence ATGTTCTCGACCCAGACAAGCAGCGGCGGCACAGACCCGTCTGCGCAGGACCCCGGACCACGAGCGTTCGTCGTGATGGGCGTGGCCGGGTCGGGCAAGACCACGGTCGCCGCCCTGCTCGCCGGGCGCCTCGGCGCGTCCTTCGCGGAGGGCGACGACTTCCACTCCCCCGCGAACGTCGCCAAGATGGCCGCCGGCCACCCCCTGGACGACGACGACCGCTGGCCCTGGCTCCAGGGCATCCGCGACTGGTTCGCCAAGGAGCTCGCCGCGGGACGCAGCGCCGTGGTGCCGTGCAGCGCCCTGCGCCGCAGCTACCGCGACCTGCTGGAGACGGCGGGCAACGGTTCGGCCGACGGCGCCGGCGCGATCGGCACCGTCCAGTTCGTGCACCTGACCGGCTCGTACGAGCTGCTGCGCACCCGCATCCAGGGCCGCGCCGGGCACTTCATGAAGCCGGAGATGCTCGACAGCCAGCTCGCCGCGCTCGAGCCCCTGGCCGACGACGAGCCCGGCTTCGCCGTCGACATCACGCCGCGGCCGGAGCAGATCGTCGACGAGATCCTGCACCGCCTGGGAGAGGACCACTGA